The Pyrenophora tritici-repentis strain M4 chromosome 2, whole genome shotgun sequence genome window below encodes:
- a CDS encoding GlcD, FAD-FMN-containing dehydrogenase: MPFVPAYADAEYQSTHYNLFKDSITVPLKSVLPPGISRNVFDTAIKKYKSVVGDEQVYQDDALAEYIDPYELHEAEGKRSMPSAAVRPKNVEELRNVLKISNDFGIPVWTFSRGKNLGYGGPAPRVTGCIALDLHRMDKIIEVNAEFAYAVVEPGVTFTDLYDYCVKNKLNVWPSVPSLGWGSVVGNTLDRGTGFTPTAAHHQHIAGLEAMLANGELVRTGQFSISNSPSAHLSKFTFGPSIEGLFLQSNLGIVTKLGIWLTPAPQAFMSCAFDMPDLEDVETIVDVFGPLRRDGLLPNTVYVSNVTEWFGMMGPREDFWPHDTPIPDWRIKELQKQFGLGYWNAKFGLYGAKDVIQAHFDQLKKIVAEKAPKGSLTGKIYSAPDGQTLDPTSIPEQDGGFFVGIPTLWSLPMVKFRLPKSGGGIGAHYDYSPIIPASGKEILSWIKIAKKICEAEKFDLFCDFFFHERHVIFVNMFTFDKTNAVHRKAVQTIFDNLFEAGKKRGYSKYRSHVNTMDRVASLYDFNNHAYRRFVETIKDAVDPNGILSPGKQGIWPKRFRGDDIPKANL, from the exons ATGCCTTTTGTTCCAGCTTACGCCGACGCGGAATACCAGTCTACACACTACAATCTGTTCAAGGACAGCATCACTGTTCCATTGAAATCGGTTCTACCACCTGGAATCTCACGGAACGTCTTTGACACGGCAATCAAAAAATATAAGAGCGTTGTCGGTGACGAGCAGGTTTACCAGGACGATGCATTAGCAGAATACATTGATCCATATGAACTACATGAGGCGGAAGGAAAGCGCAGCATGCCTAGCGCAGCTGTACGACCGAAGAATGTAGAAGAACTAAGAAATGTCCTCAAAATCTCGAATGACTTTGGCATCCCAGTGTGGACATTTTCTAGAGGGAAGAACCTTGG ATATGGTGGACCTGCTCCTCGTGTAACTGGCTGCATAGCTCTCGACCTCCATCGTATGGACAAGATCATCGAAGTAAATGCTGAATTCGCATACGCCGTTGTCGAACCTGGTGTCACGTTTACTGACCTCTACGATTACTGCGTCAAGAACAAACTCAATGTTTGGCCCTCCGTACCATCTCTCGGCTGGGGCTCTGTCGTTGGAAATACTCTGGATCGCGGGACAGGTTTCACGCCTACAGCAGCACACCACCAGCACATTGCCGGGCTCGAGGCTATGCTTGCAAACGGCGAACTAGTACGAACGGGCCAATTTTCCATTTCAAACTCGCCCTCTGCCCATCTCTCGAAGTTTACCTTTGGTCCCAGCATTGAAGGCCTGTTCCTACAGTCGAATCTTGGCATAGTGACTAAGCTCGGCATCTGGCTTACACCTGCACCCCAAGCTTTCATGTCTTGCGCCTTCGACATGCCTGATCTAGAAGACGTAGAAACCATCGTCGATGTCTTCGGGCCACTACGGCGCGATGGTTTGCTCCCAAACACCGTCTACGTATCCAACGTTACCGAGTGGTTCGGTATGATGGGCCCACGAGAAGACTTCTGGCCACATGATACACCAATTCCCGACTGGCGCATCAAGGAACTCCAGAAGCAGTTCGGTCTCGGATACTGGAATGCCAAGTTCGGGTTATACGGTGCAAAGGATGTGATACAAGCACATTTTGACCAGCTCAAGAAGATCGTGGCCGAAAAGGCGCCCAAAGGTAGCCTCACAGGCAAGATTTACTCGGCGCCCGATGGACAAACCCTAGACCCTACTTCCATCCCAGAACAAGATGGCGGTTTCTTCGTCGGCATTCCGACGCTTTGGTCGCTTCCGATGGTGAAATTCCGACTCCCCAAGTCTGGCGGTGGCATCGGTGCGCACTACGACTACAGCCCCATCATCCCCGCCAGCGGCAAAGAAATTCTTTCTTGGATCAAGATTGCGAAGAAAATATGCGAGGCGGAGAAATTCGATCTCTTCTGCGACTTCTTCTTCCACGAGCGCCACGTTATCTTTGTGAATATGTTTACCTTCGACAAGACGAATGCTGTGCACAGGAAAGCTGTGCAGACAATATTTGACAACTTGTTTGAGGCAGGGAAGAAGAGGGGATACAGCAAGTATCGGAGCCATGTGAATACTATGG ACCGTGTTGCTTCGCTTTACGACTTTAACAATCATGCATATCGCAGGTTTGTCGAGACGATCAAGGATGCTGTGGATCCGAATGGCATTCTCTCGCCAGGGAAGCAGGGGATATGGCCGAAGCGGTTCCGGGGGGATGACATTCCGAAGGCGAACTTGTAA
- a CDS encoding MFS-1 multi-domain protein, whose amino-acid sequence MLCALLLFFISSAVCATAKTMQELIIGRAFQGTAGGGLILLVHVCISDLFSLRQRSLLMGFMEGIWALAGGIGPVLGGLFASLVTWRWCFYINLPISGIAALLILLFLDIKHEHTSFVDGMKALDWFGIFTFLGFTLMILFGLDFGGVLFPWDSAKVIALLVVGFVMIFAFIYSEAKLAKYPLMPMSLFKRRTNVAAFSVVFFHGFVFISGEYYMPLYFQAVLEASPLRSGLLLLPFIVTGAIAGVFCGVIMHKTGKFREIIWVGALLLTIGFGLFITFDAYTSTVKAVCFLMVGGLGSGILFEAPLIAIQSQVEQHNVASATATLSFIRNIGVSISTIVGGTIFQNSMNGRAAFLREAGLPKNIFDQLDGDSAMANVMLPGMLKERAWEIAAKQAFAYAMRNMWITYTVFAFLAFMASLFVQAAHLGTEHTETVTGLRKKEEEVVAGSGTATPSS is encoded by the exons ATGCTATGTGCACTTTTACTCTTCTTCATCAGTTCAGCGGTTTGTGCGACTGCAAAGACGATGCAGGAGCTCATTATCGGCCGAGCTTTCCAAGGCACGGCGGGTGGTGGACTAATTCTACTGGTGCATGTTTGTATTAGTGATTTGTTCAGTTTGAGGCAGAGGAGTTTACTCATGGGATTTATGGAGGGGATTTGGGCGTTAGCAGGTGGGATAGGACCGGTGCTTGGAGGGTTGTTTGCAAGTTTGGTCACTTGGAGGTGGTGTT TCTACATCAACCTCCCTATCAGCGGAATAGCCGCCCTGCTGATCCTCCTCTTCCTGGACATCAAGCATGAGCACACATCCTTCGTTGACGGCATGAAAGCCCTAGACTGGTTCGGCATCTTCACCTTCCTCGGCTTCACTCTCATGATTCTTTTCGGTCTCGACTTTGGCGGCGTGCTCTTCCCCTGGGATTCCGCAAAAGTCATCGCTCTCCTCGTCGTCGGCTTCGTCATGATCTTTGCGTTCATCTACAGTGAAGCCAAACTAGCAAAATACCCCCTCATGCCCATGAGCCTATTCAAGCGCCGCACAAACGTCGCCGCATTCTCCGTTGTCTTCTTCCACGGCTTCGTCTTCATCTCGGGTGAATACTACATGCCGCTGTACTTCCAGGCCGTGCTCGAAGCCTCGCCGCTACGCTCCGGACTTTTACTCCTCCCCTTCATCGTCACTGGCGCAATCGCTGGCGTCTTCTGCGGCGTCATTATGCACAAGACTGGTAAATTCCGTGAAATCATCTGGGTCGGCGCGTTACTCCTCACCATAGGTTTCGGCCTCTTCATCACCTTTGACGCATACACTTCCACTGTAAAAGCCGTCTGCTTTCTCATGGTCGGCGGTCTCGGTTCAGGAATCTTATTCGAAGCACCACTCATCGCCATTCAAAGCCAAGTCGAACAACACAACGTCGCCAGCGCCACAGCGACCCTATCTTTCATCCGCAACATTGGCGTCTCCATCTCCACTATTGTCGGTGGCACAATATTCCAAAACTCGATGAATGGCCGCGCTGCTTTCCTCCGCGAGGCTGGACTCCCAAAGAATATATTCGACCAGCTCGACGGCGACAGTGCAATGGCTAATGTCATGTTACCCGGTATGCTGAAGGAGCGTGCGTGGGAAATCGCTGCTAAGCAGGCTTTTGCGTACGCGATGCGGAATATGTGGATTACATATACCGTGTTTGCCTTTTTGGCGTTCATGGCTAGTTTGTTTGTTCAAGCGGCGCATTTGGGGACGGAGCATACGGAGACGGTGACGGGGTTGAGGAAGAAAGAGGAGGAGGTCGTGGCGGGGTCTGGGACGGCGACGCCGAGCTCATAG